The DNA sequence GTCTCTTGAATGAGGGTGGCTTGAGCCAGGGGAATAGCGGCGGCTGCGATCGCCCCTAGCACGGCTGGAGTGACGCCTTTCAAAAAATGCCGAATTCCCGGATTTTGGCGAATGCGGAGTAAGAAGGGAGCCGCTAGGATGATAAATGCAAAGGAGGGGGTAAAAATGGCGATCGCAGCCACCAATGTGCCCAAAACTCCGGCAACCTTATACCCAACTTGATGTCGGCAGGGGTCTCCCGTTATACCCGTCTTTGTTAGCGCTCAGGGAACGCCAACCAGTACATAAAAGCGGATCTTCGATATTAACGAGAGAAGTTAGGTTTGCCGAAGGCGTTTGCAGTAGTCTTGAATGATTTCGGACATAGAAACACCCCGTCTATCTGATCAAAGCTTGTAATCGCTCTTTGTGTTGCTCAGTGAGTCGAACCCTGAGCATATAGGGTCTAGCCATGTAGCACATGAGTGTTGCTACAATAGAGGGTATCAGTTTACCACTGACCAGCTTGCTCTTACCCTTAAATGGGCGCAAACGCTGGGAACGGTTTGAACCTTGACAACTCTTATGTAGGGGGTTCCATCCAGAAGTAAAGAGTCATGTCTTGAAGCCTTGGGTGGGTAAAACTTTCTCTTGATTAAGGGTGTAGGTTTTTCGCTACACAAACACGGTGGGACTTATCGTGTCTGCGCGTGGAGGGCTAGTCGATAGACACCCTGAGAAGCGCGAAGCTCTATACCGCAAGGTTGAGAAGCTCCCGTTATAGCCGCAAGGCTTAACGGTGAGAGAACGTCACAAATCGCTGCGATCGCAACCGGAGAAACCCCTAAAAACAGGCTGTCAATCTGCGGGACGCCTTGAAACCGAAAATAAGCCCAAGACAGCGTTACCACGATCAAAAAAGCGGGCAAAATAAAACAAATTCCTGCCACCAGCGCCCCTAATGCTCCGGCTTGCAGATAGCCGGTATAGATTCCCATTTGAGTGGAAGCAGGGCCGGGTAACATCTCGCAAACCGCTACCCCTTCGATAAATTGTTCTTCAGTCAGCCAACCTCGTCGCACCACCGCCTCATCGTGAATCATGGCAATATGCGCTTGCGGCCCGCCAAAGCCAATGGCACCCAGCTTGAGAAACAGTTGAGCAAGTTCTGTCAATTTC is a window from the Desertifilum tharense IPPAS B-1220 genome containing:
- a CDS encoding chromate transporter, giving the protein MGTLVAAIAIFTPSFAFIILAAPFLLRIRQNPGIRHFLKGVTPAVLGAIAAAAIPLAQATLIQETLARSLFAIIISILALIALLRFKRPTWQLVPLGAIAGLIVGSLL